The sequence aagtagtaattaggtattaaaatgtatatattttatataagtataaaatatgcaatataaTTTATGGCTGCGTTCATTCACAGAGCGCACACTCCTCTCCTTtgcaacgaaaaattcaaagcgCATAAGTCACAATGAATACAAAGAATAAGAATGCGACCATCTCGTGCCGCTACTCCACTTTCCGTGGATTTGACAGAATCGCTGTGTGTGTGATGTTACGAGCAAATAattagtgtgttgtttgtgTAATTGCTTCTTATTGCATTCTTGCTCATATTCTCACACTTCTCTCACGCATCTGCACCAGTGGCTTCCCTGATTGGCGCAATTTTGTCTCCTATAACTTCTGGTATTAAGTGGTACCTCACCAACTCGTAATgcgcacaaaaaataaaaaaaaattctcacagaGAGCAGCACGTATCGCGGTAATGCTGCTCGGCTCTCAGTTAATTTCTCAAAATCAGCTGTTGAACTGATGCATTGCAGagttttgcttataaaaaaattgtttttttaaattttcttttctagTATGTAGAGTATTACGTCAGCCGTAGAGTTTTTCataccaaaaatgtttttctttatattctttCTTCCACCATATTCTGCAGAGCTTAGCAATTGTAGAATtttccttacatttttttaagttttcttttcTATTACCTTCTGCTGAGCCAATGTAAttgcaaaaatttgtttacgaaCAACCGTTTTTCCTTCTATTCCCTTTCCTAAcatcttttttcttcatatcaaCCTAACCTTACTTATACTTTGTGCTAAAAAATCTCACAATTTTGACCTTCTCTTCTTAGCTTTCCCACCCTTTGCATCTCCAATTACGTCCCGACGaagttataattattttgccaCTTTAATCTACATAAACTGAATTCTATTATTCTTTAAGATATCCCAATTTGAGCAGCCGTACCCTTCCGGCAAAACTTTTTATTCTCCTGAGAGTGCTAATCAACTTTTTCTGACACCctcattaaaattgtttttcatctAGCCTAAGTTAGGTTGGGATAGATAGCTTCCCCAAGGATGAGAGTACTCACTTGGACATGAAGCTTAATTCGTTCATTTTGGTTCAACGCGTACCAAAAGGGAAGGTAGAAAGTGGAAGACAGGGAAGCGAAAAAGgtatttatttcctttaaagaaaagtattcgaaaaaattggtgttttttaaattctcaagTTTTTTCTTCTATcccgagatttttttttttctatcccATTATAAGAATTCGCATGGTATCTTCATTATTAATCGATATTCTTCTCCATATTTACTTTATAATCTTCTCCACTCTTCACTATTGCTCGCTCATCAAGCCAATAGCATATCTGTATTCAACGTATCCCCTTTCCCTTAACTGCTTCTGTTAACTCATCAGCACTGTCCTATAAAACTTTCAGAATTGAGTCTTCAAACTTATTAAGCTTTATTATCCAAGCTTGTCTTCTTAGCCTTTCTAATCCTGACTCTCTGCTAAGCTTTCTCTCTTCTTTCTCCTACCTCCTTATCCCTTCTTTTGCTCGAAAATTTTCAGCCATACTAACTCTACTTCTTCGTATGTTATTTCCCCATACTCCTACCTATTTTTCCATACTTTCACATACTCCAACCAATAGTTTTCCCTCTTCTGTCACATTTTAACCTACATAAATTAATAATCCATATATTGCTTGCCTTTCCGCGCCTTGGTCTGCTTAGGAGCTTTTAGACATTTTCATCCATGTAAATTCTATAAGATCTTAAGTCCCAAACAAGGTGTAGCTCACATGTTTGTTATTTGCATTTTCCCACTTTCCCTCATCCCTTCGCCTGCCTTGTTGCTTAGCTCTTATAAATATCCCATTCCTTTGCATCTTCTTTTATCTTTTGTCCAACTCTCATTATACTTCGCTTTACACTTCATTCATCTCCGCCTTACTTCAGACTTACAATTTCGACCCTTCTGTAACATTACTGCTTTCCCCTGCTCCTAAAGTAACTGTGGTATCTGCCACACTTTGCATACTAGTCTCTGTACTAAGCGTGCCTGCACTTTCTGTGCTGCTACTTTCACCTACTACAGTCCCTCCGCCACTCGCTGCTCCCATCGACGGCTGACATTTACAAGCATCGCGCGTGCGCTCCTCAATCCAATCCAGGTACTGCGATACACGCGTGTAGACCCCGGGCGCATTAGGACGTGCGCAACCCTCGCCCCAAGATACAACGCCAGCCAGCTGGTAGGTCTTCGTGTCATTATGGCGCACATGTAGCGGACCACCGCTATCCCCCTGACAGGAGTCTTTACCACCCTCAGCAAATCCAGCGCAGAGCATGTTGTCCGTAATGCGAGTGGCACCATATTTGCTCTTGCGGCAGGTCTCCTGTGACATGACGGGCACTTGTACCTCCTGGAGAAGGTGgttggtaaaacaaaaaaaagaaaacgttcAGTTTGGTATTTTATTCAAGCGTCACGCACTCACCTGCAAACGATCCGCTATGAAGCCACCTTCCTTCACCGCACCCCAGCCTGTGACCACAGCAATCTCGTCTTCATAGGTTTTGCCGAACTCGGCGAGACACACGGGTCTCAGTGGCTCGCGCAGTTCAAGTGGTTCCGTAAAACGCAACAAGGCTATATCATTATCCAAATTCCTGCCACTGTAACCATCGTGCACTGCAATCGAATCCAGCTGCCGATCGATTGTATTCACACGTCCATCGGTACGATTGTGCGAAAGTAGACGCACTGACACAACGCGTTTATTAAAACCGCGCACACAATGCGCTGCCGTTAGCACATATTGATCATTGATCAGCGAGCCACCGCAGTAGAAGTCGCCGCGTCGCATCAGCATTGCCATCCAAGGGTACTCATTTACCTCGGTCTCCATACCGCCAACAATGCGGTGGaaggtgtttatggtgccacAGGCGCAGGATGGACAATTGCGTGTTGGTGTGGTCGGTGGTGTTGAACTGGGCGTAGACGTTGTGGTGGTTGGACGGAATATTGAAGTAATCCATTCGATGAAATTATCCTGCCGCAAAGCACTTGGTGTTGGGTCGGTGGGTGATGCATCTGAAGCGGTCGTCAACTGCGCGTTGGGAATAATGATGAGCACAGCCAGCAAGCAAAATTTGTAAGTCATATTTTTGCTAAGTTTTCAATAAGTGAATATTCACTATTATGAACCGTTAAGATGTAGCAGAGCGCAGCAACTGATTGCCAGAAATATTCGTAGAAAGCATAGAAGTGCGCATGGATTAGAGTTGCTTCAATTAGGCCACTTGGCCAGCTGGTTCGTGGGCTGCCGGCTAGTTTATCAGTAGTCTGATGGCTCCGCATATCCTCCTCCGATGAACAGCGACAGCATTTCAAACAACTTTCCCAAATAAAACCGGCCGCGATTGGGATTAATTGGTATGCAAGTTGGGTGCAGTGGGCCAACTCACGATGCCGTGGCGGTCAagaaacagcaacagcagcagcaacagtaaAATAGCAGCAGTGATAGTCATACAACGGCGCACGTAGAGCAGCATATTTCAAGGCAACAACAAAACtagtaacaaaataaatgctACTGAAAGGAAAGTTCCCAAActggccaaaaacaacgtccATTTTACGAGGTCCGGGTCCACTTGAAAAACGTAATTGTCATTCACaacgaattttgtttattaagtgcaataaataaataaataaataaataaatctaaccagtaaaaaattcaaaaactagtCTAAGCCTACCAACCAACTACAACTCAATTGACCAACATACGAGTTTTTGTCTACTCATCCCCCCACAAATTACCCTGGCTATGCTACATACACATTCTAATTAATTTCCCTCTTCTTCATTGAAATTCCTGTATCTTATTCGCGTCCAGTTGGCAAGCGCCTTCCTTCCCCTTAAAACTTCTTTATCTTCTTCGTCTCCGAGTGGCAAAGGCAAGCATTTCTAGTGACGGTCTTAATCCAAGTGCCATAGCGATTGACGCGCGCATAAACTCCCGGGAAACCCGCCTTGGCGCAGCCCTCACCCCAAGAGACTACGCCAGCAATTTGATGTTCTCTGGTACCTGGCGCTACAACATGTAGTGGTCCGCCACTGTCACCTTGGCAGGAATCTTTTTTGCCTTCATCAAAGCCAGCGCAGAGCATGTTGTCCGTGATGCGTGTTGGTCCGTAGCGCGATTTGCGGCAGTCCTCTTGCGACATGACGGGCACCTGAACTTCctgcaaaaatatgaaaagaaaatattgaaatgtagTAAACGGAATTGTAAAATGAGGCAAGCAGAAGTAAAGGGAAGAGTTATTAGATCAATAACTCATGAAAACCTAAAGGGATTTTCAAATCAAGTCATTGCTCGCAGAGCTGCCGCACTTGTGGCCTCGGCAGTATTTGTTTAACCATTAAAACTCAAACtcgaaactatttatttataaaagacaGATTTTTCGGTTATATTTTCAATGTAGCACCTCAAAAATGCATCCACCGAAACAAAAACGAACTGTGCCCAAATGGCATCTATGATAGCAATAGCAGAGCAACAGTAGCGAGAGCATTAGTGGTAGCTGGAGCACACATGAATAATTCATAAGTAGTACTCCGGCCGACTCCAAGTTTTTTGCTACTGTTCCAACTACAGAGAGCACTAAAAGTTTTCTTGACTATTGCTCTGAGCTACTAACGGTAACGAAACGTAGCTTCGAGCAGAACAAAACAATTGGTTCCGCGTTCTGCGCTACCTGCTCCACTACTCATCCATTGAAGAGAGCGTATGAAAGCGTAGACCTCAGATTCAGCATTCCAAATACTTTTAAGTAGGTTTTGCTAGATTTCTGGTTCTATGATCCGCGTAATCTCTTAATAAGGAGAGGAACAGAGAACCAAGGTAACCTATACGTAATGTAAAAAATGCAGGGTAATGACACAGAAGCTGCTCCAAAATATTCTTGACATTACCCACATTACAGGTTAGACACGCTTAATGCTGTTTTCGAAAGGTTCGAAACCAGAGTTTATAAACTCTCGCCATGGACTTGAATTCTTTCCACTTGTTAAAGAATAACCAGTGTCCGTTTAGTGTTAGCCTCGCAATCTCAAGAAGCAATAAAGTgacgcatttttttttattcccttCTGGTAATAGAGATTAGTCTGGATCTGGTGGcccaattatcaaaaatgttgataaagtCGAAATTGCGGAGTTGGATCGGTATGTGTGGAATTATTCCATTGCCCAGGTAATACATATTTGAGAGAGAAgcttttttaaacatttccaTGAGGTTGGTCTCCAGAATATATACGCTTGAGGGGCACACAAATTggtgtaaaaaagtttttaaaccaAATTGACGCCAGCGATTCTCTGCCGAAATGCAACGAAGTCGGTCCATTTGTAAAGCGAATGGTGAGGAGTGCAGAAAAATGTGTTCCGTTTGAGAAAAAAAGCCAAAACGATGGTGGTCAAATCACCTTGAGCCTCCTCAAACCATCGTCAAGAGTTTGCTATATGTTTGGTGGAATTCAAAGAGTATCATCTACTATGAGCTACCATTGAATCCACGACTAAATTTTGAAGTCTATTGTCAAGTATACTTATACTCAAGTTATGGTAGCCAAGAGTTATAACAATCGAGGAGCTCTGGAGAATTACACACCAAAATAgcatcaacaatgaaataaagaaaagaaaatatggatGGATAGGACAAAGCCTTATCATTTGGAGTCCACAAGGAATGAGAAGAAGAGGCAGACCATTGATAACTTGGCAAAGGACTATCCGCAACGAAACTGGAAAATCGTGAGATTTATGTCCGGAAatagaaatgtttggaaaactTTTGATAAATCCTTAAGCTCCTACAGGagtatgaaataataataattgccaACAGTTGAACAGATTGAAGCAGGCGGTCTGCCAGAACTGACGAATAAGAAGGGAGTTGTGTTTCAAGAAGACGACACTGGACCAAATAAATCTTTTACGAAGAAACAGAATCTCCGAGTAATTGGGTGCATGGTGCTATTACGTCTACCGCATAGCCCAGGCATCAAGCGATTATTACCTCTTGAaggatttgcaaaattttcttcaCCTCTAGAAAACTTGCCTCAAGagcggcttgttaaatggacaatttttttttaacaaagtatGAACGATTACTTCATGAATCACAGAATTATAGAATCACCTTCAAAATGGACAAAAATTTTGTAGGAAAGTGTCTTTTATCTTAGTAAGATAATTGTAatcatttaaatttcattaaccaaataaagtgaaagagtggtaagaactttttacttcagcTAGTAACACATCAGAGAGCAAAAGTGGTTTCTCAAAAGTCAGAAGTGGAATAGTGATTATTAAACTATAATACAATTGGAAGATGTGTCGCAGTTTTcagtattttgaaaatgtctaaAGATTGTGTGGAGTGCCAGAGTAGCACTTCAATCATTTTACCTACTAAAGGTTAAAGTAAGTAactgataaaaaaagttaatattttttttttcaaaactcaaaGGTGGAATACGACCCAGTAGCATTGTTTGTACAGGtaagtggccgccgtagccgaatgggttggtgcgcgactaccattcggaattcacagagagaacgtaggttcgaatctcggtgaaaacaccaaaattaagaaaaacatttttctaatagcggtcgcccgtcggcaggcaatggcaaacctccgagtgtatttctgccatgaaaaagctcctcataaaaatatctgtcgttcggagtcggcttgaaactgtaggtccctccatttgtggaacaacatcaagacgtacgccacaaataggaggaggagctcggccaaacacccaaaaagggtgtacgcgccaattatatatatatataagtgacTATATAAGCTCGGAAGTGCATAAGTGCATCATGGTTTGCCACATATAAAGACAAGTTATAGTCTAGTTCCAGTCTCGGTTCAAAGGTTCAAAGTCAAATAGTTAGTAAGTCAAAgtcaaaagttataaaaaaagtgttcatGGAAGTAAAATTTTAAGACCATTGCCTCAGCTTCtct is a genomic window of Anastrepha ludens isolate Willacy chromosome 6, idAnaLude1.1, whole genome shotgun sequence containing:
- the LOC128867219 gene encoding trypsin-1-like, whose product is MTYKFCLLAVLIIIPNAQLTTASDASPTDPTPSALRQDNFIEWITSIFRPTTTTSTPSSTPPTTPTRNCPSCACGTINTFHRIVGGMETEVNEYPWMAMLMRRGDFYCGGSLINDQYVLTAAHCVRGFNKRVVSVRLLSHNRTDGRVNTIDRQLDSIAVHDGYSGRNLDNDIALLRFTEPLELREPLRPVCLAEFGKTYEDEIAVVTGWGAVKEGGFIADRLQEVQVPVMSQETCRKSKYGATRITDNMLCAGFAEGGKDSCQGDSGGPLHVRHNDTKTYQLAGVVSWGEGCARPNAPGVYTRVSQYLDWIEERTRDACKCQPSMGAASGGGTVVGESSSTESAGTLSTETSMQSVADTTVTLGAGESSNVTEGSKL